From Novipirellula galeiformis, the proteins below share one genomic window:
- a CDS encoding BatA domain-containing protein produces MSFLQPWMLVAMPLVLLPVIIHWINQRRHQTKPWGAMAFLMQANQLSRGHAKLRRWLILALRMLVVAGMIFAVTRPMSSGFLGWRFGGHTDTTIVILDRSPSMQESGRAGQSKLMKGRDQLAGILGTLGSSHWVLIESGNETPSSFATLEAMMDSPRTQGATSTADIPNMVHAAVDYLKRNQAGDADVWICSDLRAVDWDSQSHHWKVSRETIKQMPHSIRFHLLAYPESDRSNVSIRVADAQRITDADGDAVLVSFHLSRSNAVNLDTVSSNTVSSDTVSSGEMGSPVTVPVQVEIDGVRTQFEVSQVGSQSEVRTQRIPIASQTESGWGRVVIPADANPADNESFFVFAAPPPRRVVLVSDDREATKALEIAASVSPDEESIVDVEVLSPQSLDSIELEGAALLVWCVELPDASTSARIAEYVDKGGQVIFFPPTALLLGGGGAGDREFRGVRWSEWVDHDEKVMVEHWRADQDLLAATRGGAGLPVGQLEIRGRATLTGEVTALASLSGGDPLLGRVATERGGVYFCTASPSGQRSSLADNGVVLYAIVQRAIDQGLRALAATSAQVAGQVDLPIEGWKPLAGNSEVLSTEYSSNAGVYESRAEQGERLIAVNRSPHEDQVDQVDAGQVEALFEGVRFSRIDASVDDSSGIAREIWRLCLFAMIIAMLLEAWLCLPRRSDPIPRRNAADQRALDSWRDRTTMNQNGRNQVKAAAPVDLQKQARPIEQARPIEQARPIEQGGPA; encoded by the coding sequence ATGAGCTTCTTGCAGCCTTGGATGCTTGTGGCGATGCCGTTGGTGTTGTTGCCGGTCATCATTCACTGGATCAACCAACGACGTCATCAAACCAAACCGTGGGGCGCGATGGCGTTCCTGATGCAAGCGAACCAATTGTCGCGAGGCCATGCCAAGCTGCGACGTTGGTTGATTCTTGCCCTGCGGATGTTGGTTGTCGCTGGGATGATCTTCGCAGTCACACGTCCCATGTCGAGCGGGTTTCTCGGTTGGCGGTTCGGCGGGCACACTGACACCACGATCGTCATCCTCGACCGTTCTCCGAGTATGCAAGAGAGTGGCAGGGCTGGGCAATCTAAATTGATGAAGGGGCGTGACCAATTGGCAGGCATTCTCGGCACGTTGGGATCGTCGCATTGGGTGTTGATCGAGAGCGGCAATGAGACACCGAGTTCGTTTGCGACGCTCGAAGCGATGATGGATTCTCCGCGGACCCAAGGGGCGACCAGCACTGCGGATATCCCGAACATGGTGCATGCCGCAGTCGATTATCTGAAGCGGAACCAAGCGGGGGATGCCGACGTTTGGATTTGCAGCGATTTGCGGGCCGTCGATTGGGATTCGCAAAGCCATCACTGGAAGGTGTCGCGTGAGACGATCAAGCAGATGCCGCACTCGATTCGCTTCCATTTATTGGCTTATCCTGAATCCGATCGCTCCAATGTTTCGATTCGCGTCGCGGATGCGCAGCGGATCACCGACGCCGATGGGGACGCGGTCTTGGTGTCATTCCATCTTTCCCGTTCGAACGCCGTGAATTTGGACACCGTGAGTTCGAACACAGTGAGTTCGGACACAGTGAGTTCGGGTGAGATGGGATCCCCGGTGACCGTTCCGGTGCAAGTCGAGATCGACGGAGTGCGAACGCAGTTTGAGGTGTCACAGGTCGGCAGCCAGAGTGAAGTGCGCACGCAGCGAATCCCGATTGCGTCCCAGACCGAGTCGGGTTGGGGGCGTGTGGTCATTCCCGCCGATGCGAACCCTGCCGACAATGAATCGTTTTTTGTCTTCGCGGCTCCGCCACCACGACGTGTTGTATTGGTTAGCGATGATCGTGAAGCGACCAAGGCATTGGAGATTGCGGCGTCGGTGTCGCCTGATGAAGAATCGATCGTCGACGTCGAGGTGTTGTCGCCGCAGTCGCTTGATTCGATCGAGCTTGAGGGGGCTGCCTTGCTGGTGTGGTGTGTCGAGTTGCCGGACGCGTCGACATCCGCGCGAATTGCGGAATACGTGGACAAGGGGGGACAAGTGATTTTCTTTCCTCCCACTGCGTTGTTGTTGGGGGGCGGTGGTGCGGGGGACCGAGAATTTCGAGGCGTCCGCTGGAGCGAGTGGGTCGATCATGATGAAAAAGTAATGGTCGAGCATTGGCGTGCCGATCAAGATTTGCTCGCCGCAACACGCGGCGGGGCAGGATTGCCGGTGGGGCAATTGGAAATCCGGGGGCGGGCAACGTTGACGGGAGAGGTGACCGCGTTGGCATCGCTGAGCGGTGGAGATCCGTTGTTGGGGCGTGTGGCGACGGAGCGGGGAGGCGTTTATTTTTGCACTGCATCCCCCTCGGGCCAACGATCCTCGTTGGCGGATAACGGAGTTGTGTTGTACGCGATTGTTCAGCGTGCGATCGATCAGGGGCTGCGGGCGTTGGCAGCAACGAGTGCCCAGGTTGCCGGCCAGGTGGATTTGCCGATCGAGGGTTGGAAACCATTGGCTGGAAACTCCGAAGTGCTCTCGACCGAGTACTCGTCCAACGCCGGGGTGTACGAGAGCAGAGCAGAGCAGGGGGAGCGTTTAATCGCCGTGAATCGTTCGCCCCATGAGGATCAAGTGGATCAGGTCGATGCAGGGCAAGTTGAGGCGTTATTCGAAGGCGTTCGCTTTTCACGGATCGATGCAAGTGTTGACGATTCCAGCGGTATCGCCCGCGAAATTTGGCGGTTGTGCTTGTTTGCAATGATCATCGCGATGTTGTTGGAAGCGTGGCTGTGTCTGCCTCGACGATCCGATCCGATTCCCCGTCGAAATGCCGCAGATCAACGTGCACTTGATTCATGGCGCGATCGTACGACAATGAATCAGAACGGAAGGAATCAGGTCAAGGCTGCGGCGCCAGTTGACCTTCAAAAACAGGCCCGTCCCATCGAACAGGCCCGTCCCATCGAACAGGCCCGTCCCATCGAACAGGGAGGCCCCGCGTAA
- a CDS encoding AAA family ATPase, with protein sequence MTTETLTDNDVDAIDRLCQTARQLRAELARVIVGQQETIEQLIVCLFARRHALLMGVPGLAKTLLVSKLAETMSLDFSRIQFTPDLMPMDITGTDILQESDQGRREFQFVKGPLFANIVLADEINRAPPKTQAAMLEAMQEHRVTVLGKHFPLDEPFMVLATQNPVEQEGTYPLPEAQLDRFMSLIELDYPSEAEEIQIAKTTTGDELPQLKHLLTAEDILSYQHLVRRVPVPDHLYTYAARLVRRTRPDGDTSPDWLRPLVSWGAGPRAVQNLILGAKSRAALQGSYMVRLEDIQHVAPTVLTHRIITTFAAQSERVTAKTIVKRLVEETAV encoded by the coding sequence ATGACGACCGAGACTTTAACCGACAACGATGTCGATGCGATTGATCGGCTTTGCCAAACCGCTCGACAATTGCGAGCCGAGTTGGCTCGCGTGATCGTGGGGCAACAGGAAACGATAGAGCAGTTGATCGTTTGTCTTTTCGCACGGCGGCACGCGTTGTTGATGGGAGTTCCGGGGCTGGCGAAAACGTTGCTGGTCAGCAAATTGGCCGAGACGATGTCGCTCGACTTCAGCCGCATCCAATTCACGCCCGACTTGATGCCAATGGACATCACCGGTACCGATATTCTGCAGGAATCGGACCAAGGCCGCCGCGAGTTTCAGTTCGTCAAAGGACCGCTGTTTGCGAACATCGTGTTGGCTGATGAGATCAACCGGGCGCCACCCAAAACGCAAGCTGCGATGCTCGAGGCGATGCAGGAACATCGCGTCACGGTACTTGGAAAGCACTTTCCGCTGGACGAGCCTTTTATGGTGTTGGCGACTCAGAATCCGGTTGAGCAAGAGGGGACGTATCCGTTGCCTGAGGCGCAGTTGGATCGTTTTATGTCGTTGATCGAGTTGGATTATCCCTCCGAAGCGGAGGAGATTCAAATTGCCAAGACGACGACGGGGGACGAGTTGCCCCAGTTAAAACATTTGCTGACCGCCGAAGATATTCTCAGCTACCAGCATTTGGTTCGGCGTGTTCCGGTCCCCGATCACCTTTACACGTATGCCGCTCGATTGGTGCGCCGAACTCGGCCCGACGGTGATACCTCGCCCGATTGGTTGCGTCCCTTGGTGTCGTGGGGCGCAGGTCCCCGTGCGGTCCAGAATTTGATTCTCGGAGCAAAGAGTCGGGCGGCACTACAGGGCAGTTATATGGTGCGTTTGGAAGACATCCAACATGTCGCGCCGACGGTGCTAACGCATCGCATCATCACCACGTTCGCCGCCCAAAGTGAACGTGTCACGGCAAAGACGATCGTCAAGCGATTGGTCGAGGAAACGGCGGTATGA
- a CDS encoding DUF58 domain-containing protein, whose product MSSPMPTRDFLDPDVLARLRGLPLFARKVMLGSVSGRHRSPHRGSSVEFAEYRKYVAGDDLRRLDWRAYGRTDRFFVKEFEADTNLRMVMVVDTSGSMGFGSTGLSKLDYAKRMAATLSYLAMEQGDAVGLACVAHRVLNQLPARRNPAHLSSLFDCLANARAEGETELIAVLHELAETVAPHALVILFSDLFVQPELLQPCFEHLRFRKHDVSVFHLLDPEEIAFDFERPTRFVDMENENTVFAEPSEIADAYQAAFREYLEQTRQLMLRAAVDYHRVGLDQSYEQVLSDFLVGRTQGRRGG is encoded by the coding sequence ATGAGTTCGCCGATGCCAACGCGTGATTTTCTTGACCCCGACGTGCTGGCACGGTTGCGGGGGTTGCCGCTGTTCGCACGCAAGGTGATGTTGGGGAGTGTGTCGGGGCGTCACCGCAGTCCTCATCGCGGCTCGAGTGTCGAATTCGCGGAGTACCGCAAGTATGTTGCTGGCGACGATCTGCGGCGACTCGATTGGCGCGCGTACGGACGTACCGATCGTTTTTTCGTCAAAGAGTTCGAAGCGGATACCAATCTGCGCATGGTGATGGTCGTCGATACCAGTGGTTCGATGGGATTTGGTAGCACCGGTTTATCAAAACTCGACTATGCGAAACGGATGGCCGCGACGCTTTCCTATCTGGCGATGGAACAGGGGGATGCGGTCGGTTTGGCGTGTGTTGCTCATCGCGTGCTCAATCAGTTGCCCGCGCGACGCAACCCGGCTCATCTCTCGAGTCTGTTTGATTGCTTGGCGAATGCCCGGGCCGAAGGTGAAACGGAATTGATCGCTGTGCTGCACGAATTGGCGGAGACCGTTGCCCCGCATGCACTGGTGATCTTGTTTTCGGATTTGTTTGTACAGCCGGAATTGTTGCAGCCCTGTTTCGAGCATTTGCGATTTCGCAAACATGACGTTTCTGTGTTTCATTTGCTTGATCCAGAGGAGATTGCGTTCGATTTTGAACGTCCCACTCGATTTGTAGACATGGAAAATGAAAACACGGTTTTTGCTGAGCCGAGTGAGATCGCCGATGCCTATCAAGCTGCGTTTCGTGAGTATTTGGAACAGACACGGCAATTGATGCTGCGTGCGGCGGTGGATTATCACCGCGTGGGGTTGGATCAGTCGTATGAGCAAGTGTTGAGCGACTTTTTGGTCGGTCGGACGCAAGGTCGAAGGGGCGGGTAG
- the rplS gene encoding 50S ribosomal protein L19 produces the protein MNQASIMELVEKTSLRENPPQFEIGDTVDVHLKILEGAKERIQVFSGVVIARSGCGAKEMFMVRRIVAGQGVERKFPVHSPRIEKVEVKRSGVVRRAKLYFLRDRVGKAVRLKERRRS, from the coding sequence ATCCATCATGGAGTTGGTCGAAAAGACCTCTCTAAGAGAGAATCCGCCACAATTCGAAATCGGCGATACCGTTGACGTTCACTTGAAGATTCTTGAAGGTGCTAAAGAACGCATTCAAGTATTCAGTGGCGTTGTGATCGCTCGCAGTGGCTGCGGAGCCAAAGAAATGTTCATGGTTCGCCGCATCGTCGCAGGCCAAGGTGTGGAGCGTAAGTTCCCCGTCCACAGCCCACGAATCGAAAAAGTGGAAGTCAAGCGAAGTGGCGTGGTTCGCCGAGCGAAGCTTTACTTCCTTCGCGATCGCGTTGGTAAGGCCGTTCGCTTGAAAGAGCGTCGCCGCAGCTAA
- a CDS encoding YraN family protein, which yields MRVFLDRLRNRYVDWRYGRIDMSAAVGKRGEQAAARLLRQKRLVVVAESESDRAGEIDLIAVDPRSRVIIFVEVKTHSTTKPGHPADRVDLVKQGRITRAALRYLKRQHLLESRCRFDVIAVWWPVGFAAPERIEHYEAAFEAVGDFQLF from the coding sequence ATGCGCGTATTCCTTGACCGTTTGCGTAATCGTTATGTCGATTGGCGTTATGGGCGGATCGACATGTCCGCAGCGGTGGGCAAGCGTGGTGAGCAAGCAGCGGCGAGGCTGTTGCGGCAAAAGCGGCTCGTCGTGGTCGCCGAAAGTGAGTCGGATCGAGCTGGTGAGATCGACCTGATTGCCGTGGACCCCCGATCGCGAGTGATCATCTTTGTGGAGGTCAAAACCCATTCAACGACCAAGCCGGGGCACCCCGCCGATCGTGTTGACCTGGTCAAGCAAGGCCGAATCACACGGGCGGCGCTGCGGTATTTAAAACGCCAGCATTTGCTCGAATCGCGTTGCCGGTTCGATGTGATCGCCGTTTGGTGGCCCGTCGGGTTCGCAGCACCCGAAAGGATCGAGCATTACGAGGCCGCCTTCGAAGCTGTCGGCGATTTCCAACTGTTTTAA